From Bos javanicus breed banteng chromosome 5, ARS-OSU_banteng_1.0, whole genome shotgun sequence, the proteins below share one genomic window:
- the RESF1 gene encoding retroelement silencing factor 1 isoform X5 — MNWNAKPESVTLPPQYPKKQASFLEQGLVNTLSTTSQSSFHTGSNQEPCLFLSNSHPVSQPLLNIRNHKTPPQIPISDLHSGTIVTSQTSVERITYANVKGPKQLSHDLQISSGVTPDVWLNSPMGSSTLSHTGATVSHQTGFGTNVPNVHALQNQFLTSDTYSMQLHMIPSNSGRVPITYQGNTRLNLPLSEQQVDWAPQRASSGLTYQDYRPLPKQYNYSPRSFLQEPALQKQNAMSSVSFQVKNNQSPNPALTFKSKQIAAVPSYQYAVTQTDKRPPPPYDCRYASQSLQSTPRVVKQSSMEVPQSQEMHLPEMRKDFCRDFQQQWQNLNENFSMMGGSCNLKVNTSVNHPFNEPVRSSVTGAQALAQNNQERTVDSQNLTSNQALDTSATKEKLVRDIKTLVEIKKKFSDLARKIKINKSLLMAAGCIKTPNTSYSESAQNSGLSLKQTAKIQSEPQLTLVTPEIVEDKPPTVMESAEETNRPQRVLSSNLQDRNFNQVSSVSLNSACSEKLPIPEQVHDLEVVNSLKTSTVEVTQAPLNNTQLSSGNSVSIAQNVPTNSEITFLPHSTSSEEYISKYPNKNRLILSLLTSGSKTQKKLLKDTGECIHDSKLHNFEMNANTENTGNQLKTTETVNLPRTCNRNAKVADTSCLECKSFNGVSSNSGSRFSMELLATCLSLWKKQPSEPTKEKQDNESKTNITAIAVSKPAPICESSPFSPVGNSQNKIVNSSLETISSVVAQNYESSGTTTTKGIAVVSPLILSDVNTLSVKDTTSEALPEMVYPVIKEGSVCSLQNKLTENTAALKINVNEPVTSTTGIMIFPLIEDKQSESTNTNSEGIPNTNQGKHNESEPDIQCPVSDQQTSYISKDSSSVGSDVLQIGSICSLVEGDTSYDSQIAEIFNLLPLQKVEPQKPLPNHQMMSSRQQNEHLENITESKDFDFKKDEFVQCTDVSNKITDQSESPQLPALSPLKCVEAKSGILEEGSLEHITENESMANDTCSSAATQQDSYPQEADTSCSYTEQDPTTDESLHDKTSILYLHDQLSELLKEFPYGIEPVNMHESSVVQQMANQISEAQTCGKTDCDSKGSTDQIQITILNTDQMKELFPEQDDQPSEVDKLTEPQKEKPVTKEEKQCDPQACRVEERCASVPLDSEKDDIRCCALGWLSMVYEGVPQCQCNSIKKSDSKEKKQINPCSPSEAKSYKQGERTSDRDVPVALNSPPNNPPKSPLTSSVEKKHFPETKQSSNIKDKSKTERNSSLRTEQELSGQLLSKGDKKLDSLQSHKRKRNLQFHEVNFNSANKITKFSQESLQRKFMAQNLGPLKPKMSFLTSKTKDLNMKNGSLVQSVSPEKRKLKSAGSKQKSLEERKLDEGITLDSEIKRKKHDKQEQNKNVGGGAFKFCNFSTPNERAWIKEKTVSNVKSSGSKDSSSKMNRVLSPKEYLSRQKHKEALKKNYLKNSDSQYMRPSKLSVQVESSGKSNERPNGSVQTCKESLNIGTGHGKSIKTHHSKESKTYISRNIKGTVGGKQSDKMWIDRTKLDKNLNNINNEGELSQMSSQTKDQRKLYLNRVAFKCTERERICLTKLDNSPRKLKEKRPESKCKNPLPVKDTTEKLSMLEFKLCPDGVFKNTNTVEDQKDLQHTPRKEQAPVQGLRGFPSL, encoded by the exons ATGAATTGGAATGCAAAACCAGAGAGTGTCACCTTACCACCACAGTATCCTAAAAAACAAGCATCTTTTTTGGAGCAAGGTTTAGTAAATACACTTAGCACAACATCTCAAAGTTCTTTCCATACTGGAAGTAACCAAGAACCATGCCTGTTTCTCAGTAATTCACATCCAGTTTCACAGCCGCTACTCAACATCCGGAATCATAAGACTCCTCCACAAATCCCTATTTCTGATTTGCATAGTGGGACCATTGTGACCTCACAAACTTCAGTAGAAAGAATAACATATGCAAATGTTAAAGGACCCAAACAACTAAGTCATGATTTGCAGATTTCTTCAGGAGTTACACCAGATGTATGGTTGAACTCACCAATGGGGAGTTCTACGCTTTCTCATACAGGGGCAACTGTATCTCATCAAACTGGTTTTGGAACGAATGTACCCAATGTGCATGCACTACAGAATCAGTTTCTAACATCAGATACCTATTCTATGCAACTACATATGATCCCTTCTAATTCTGGAAGAGTTCCTATAACTTACCAAGGAAACACAAGACTAAACCTACCTTTGTCAGAGCAACAGGTTGATTGGGCACCTCAGCGAGCATCCAGTGGACTGACTTATCAAGATTACAGACCACTTCCAAAGCAATACAATTATTCACCACGAAGCTTTTTGCAGGAGCCTGCTCTTCAGAAACAAAACGCTATGTCATCTGTATCATTCcaagttaaaaataatcaatCTCCAAATCCTGCACTGACATTTAAGTCAAAGCAGATTGCAGCTGTACCATCATATCAATATGCAGTTACTCAAACTGACAAAAGACCTCCTCCTCCTTATGACTGTAGATATGCAAGCCAGTCTTTGCAAAGTACTCCACGTGTTGTTAAACAATCCTCTATGGAAGTTCCTCAGAGTCAAGAAATGCACTTACCTGAAATGAGGAAAGACTTTTGTAGAGACTTTCAACAGCAGTGGCAAAACCTGAATGAAAATTTCAGTATGATGGGAGGTTCCTGTAACTTGAAAGTAAATACCAGTGTCAATCATCCTTTTAATGAACCTGTTAGATCATCTGTGACTGGTGCTCAGGCTCTTGCTCAAAATAATCAGGAGAGAACAGTGGATTCTCAAAATCTAACTTCAAATCAAGCACTAGACACAAGTGCCACAAAAGAAAAGTTAGTGAGGGATATTAAAACATTAGTAGAGATAAAAAAGAAGTTTTCAGACCTtgcaaggaaaattaaaattaataaaagtctCTTGATGGCAGCAGGTTGTATTAAAACACCTAATACCTCTTACAGTGAATCAGCTCAAAATTCTGGATTGTCTCTGAAACAAACTGCCAAAATCCAGTCTGAACCACAGCTAACTCTAGTCACTCCAGAGATTGTGGAGGATAAACCACCAACAGTAATGGAATCTGCAGAAGAAACTAATAGACCACAGAGGGTGTTGAGTTCCAACCTTCAGGACAGAAATTTTAACCAAGTCAGTTCTGTTTCACTAAATTCTGCCTGTTCAGAAAAGTTGCCGATACCAGAACAAGTCCATGATTTGGAAGTTGTAAATTCTTTAAAGACATCAACTGTTGAGGTAACTCAGGCACCATTAAATAACACCCAGCTTTCATCAGGAAATTCTGTCAGCATTGCACAAAATGTGCCAACAAATTCtgaaataacttttcttcctcaTTCTACATCATCTgaggaatatatttcaaaatatccaaataaaaataGGCTAATTCTCAGTTTACTTACTTCTGGAAGTAAAACTCAGAAGAAATTATTAAAAGACACTGGTGAATGTATTCATGATTCTAAACTGCATAATTTTGAAATGAATGCAAATACCGAAAACACTGGTAACCAACTGAAAACCACGGAAACTGTAAATCTTCCAAGGACTTGTAATAGAAATGCCAAAGTTGCAGACACTTCTTGCTTGGAGTGTAAATCATTTAATGGGGTGTCTTCTAACAGTGGCTCTCGCTTTTCCATGGAATTGCTAGCAACATGTCTGTCTTTGTGGAAAAAGCAACCTTCAGAACCTACCAAAGAAAAACAGGATAATGAGTCAAAAACAAACATAACAGCCATTGCAGTTTCAAAGCCTGCGCCCATCTGTGAGAGTAGTCCATTTTCACCTGTGGGAAATTCTCAGAATAAGATAGTAAACAGCTCACTAGAAACTATTTCATCAGTGGTAGCACAAAATTATGAGTCTTCAGGAACAACTACTACAAAAGGAATTGCTGTAGTATCACCCTTAATTCTTTCAGATGTCAATACATTGTCTGTCAAAGATACAACATCTGAAGCTTTACCTGAAATGGTGTATCCAGTTATTAAAGAAGGCAGTGTTTGTAGCTTACAAAATAAATTGACGGAAAATACTGCTGCTTTGAAGATTAATGTTAATGAACCAGTAACAAGTACTACAGGCATTATGATTTTCCCACTAATTGAGGACAAGCAAAGTGAGTCAACTAATACTAATTCAGAAGGCATACCTAATACCAATCAAGGAAAGCACAATGAATCAGAACCAGATATCCAGTGTCCTGTGAGTGATCAGCAAACGTCGTATATATCAAAGGACAGTAGTAGTGTGGGCAGTGATGTATTACAGATTGGCAGTATTTGTTCTCTTGTGGAAGGTGATACCTCTTATGATTCCCAAATAGCAGAGATATTCAACTTGCTCCCTTTGCAAAAAGTTGAGCCACAGAAACCTCTACCCAATCACCAAATGATGAGTAGTAGACAACAAaatgaacatttagaaaacatCACTGAAAGTAAAGACTTTGActttaaaaaagatgaatttgTGCAGTGCACAgatgtttcaaataaaataacagaTCAGTCAGAATCACCGCAACTTCCAGCACTGTCACCTTTGAAATGTGTTGAAGCCAAGAGTGGAATTCTAGAGGAAGGCAGTTTGGAGCATATCACTGAAAATGAAAGCATGGCAAATGATACATGTTCATCAGCTGCTACTCAGCAGGACAGTTACCCTCAGGAAGCTGATACATCCTGCAGTTATACTGAACAGGATCCTACTACAGATGAAAGTCTCCATGATAAGACATCTATCTTATACCTACATGATCAGCTGTCAGAACTTTTAAAAGAGTTTCCCTATGGTATCGAACCTGTGAACATGCATGAAAGTTCTGTGGTACAGCAGATGGCAAACCAAATTTCAGAAGCTCAAACTTGTGGTAAAACTGACTGTGACTCCAAAGGTTCAACAGACCAGATACAAATTACAATATTAAACACAGATCAGATGAAAGAATTGTTTCCTGAACAGGATGATCAACCCAGCGAGGTAGACAAATTGACAGAACCTCAGAAAGAAAAGCCTGtaacaaaggaagagaagcagtGTGACCCACAGGCATGCAGAGTTGAAGAACGCTGTGCTTCTGTACCATTGGATTCGGAAAAAGATGATATCCGCTGCTGTGCTTTGGGGTGGCTCTCTATGGTTTATGAAGGAGTACCTCAATGCCAGTGTAATTCCATCAAGAAGTcagattcaaaagaaaaaaaacagataaatccTTGTTCTCCTTCAGAGGCCAAGAGTTATAAACAAGGAGAGAGAACCTCTGACAGAGATGTTCCTGTTGCATTAAACAGTCCTCCAAATAATCCTCCAAAGAGTCCTCTGACTTCTTCAGTTGAGAAAAAACATTTTCCTGAAACAAAGCAAAGCAGCAATATAAAAGACAAATCCAAAACAGAACGTAACAGTTCACTAAGGACAGAGCAAGAATTATCTGGTCAACTTTTATCTAAAGGTGATAAAAAACTGGATTCTTTGCAGAgtcacaaaagaaagagaaatctgcAATTTCATGAGGTAAATTTTAATTCTGctaataaaattacaaaattttctCAGGAGAGCCTGCAGAGGAAGTTCATGGCACAAAACTTAGGGCCACTAAAACCAAAGATGAGTTTTTTGACAAGCAAAACTAAAGATTTGAATATGAAGAATGGTTCTTTGGTACAGTCAGTATcaccagaaaagagaaaattgaaatcaGCTGGCTCTAAACAAAAATCtttggaagaaaggaaattaGATGAAGGGATCACACTTGATTCAGAGATAAAGAGGAAGAAACATGATAAACAAGAGCAGAATAAAAATGTGGGAGGTGGTGCATTTAAATTCTGTAATTTTTCAACGCCAAATGAAAGAGCTTGGATTAAAGAAAAGACAGTATCAAATGTTAAATCCTCGGGCTCTAAGGATAGCTCATCTAAAATGAATAGAGTTCTATCACCAAAGGAGTATTTATCAAGGCAGAAGCATAAGGAAGCATTAAAGAAAAACTATCTGAAAAATAGTGATTCTCAGTATATGAGGCCCAGTAAACTTTCTGTGCAAGTGGAAAGTTCTGGGAAATCAAATGAGAGACCCAATGGCAGTGTACAGACCTGTAAGGAATCATTAAATATTGGTACAGGCCATGGTAAAAGCATCAAAACCCATCATTCCAAAGAGTCTAAAACATATATTTCAAGGAATATTAAAGGAACAGTTGGTGGAAAGCAGTCTGATAAAATGTGGATCGATAGAACCAAGCtagacaaaaatttaaataatataaataatgaagGTGAATTAAGCCAAATGTCTTCCCAAACAAAGGATCAAAGGAAGCTGTATCTGAACAGAGTTGCATTTAAATGCACTGAACGTGAGCGCATTTGTCTCACAAAATTAGACAATTCACCCAGGAAGCTTAAAGAAAAGAGACCGGAAAGTAAATGTAAGAACCCATTACCTGTGAAAGATACCACGGAAAAACTAAGCATGCTGGAGTTTAAATTATGTCCAGATGGagtgtttaaaaatacaaacactgtTGAAGACCAGAAGGATCTGCAGCACACACCTAGGAAGGAGCAAGCCCCTGTGCAAG GCTTACGTGGTTTTCCTTCATTATAG